A genomic segment from Capra hircus breed San Clemente chromosome 7, ASM170441v1, whole genome shotgun sequence encodes:
- the LOC102186304 gene encoding LOW QUALITY PROTEIN: protocadherin alpha-1 (The sequence of the model RefSeq protein was modified relative to this genomic sequence to represent the inferred CDS: inserted 4 bases in 4 codons; deleted 5 bases in 3 codons; substituted 2 bases at 2 genomic stop codons) → MLFQCYFQGEVARLQSLLLSLLLLTAXGIGSGQIHXLVPEEAKHSTFVGRITQDLELELVELVPCLFWCMGNWFHRELLKMNLKNGILFVNSQIHWEKLCGQRAKCSIHLEVIVDRPPQVFPVDVEVHXFNKNPLVFGARETGXFISESRLLDSYFPIEGAAITDIGTNASLTLSSRVYFSLGVQAVYTVYLLETIANGTLVITLNTCDADEGLEDPSLCTVIAFIYLSNCDCGVSGALDCESMLKYVVMVTVRCSLSLSTTTNMFVEVANVNCNMPGCCLLSWVTGPCGEPAGGRPVVGGEHSAFLVGLYTGEIHTTHALDKVDALHLLVLVKDEGEPALPAMATVPEDSSRVLKASLWASMGIAGAEMVLVDVNVYLTITICAVSSLLXVMLPLYTSLWCSVLPSEGACXSTKPKLVCSIMVGSWSYSQQTQQRACSGEGPPNTDLMASSSVFVQV, encoded by the exons ATGctttttcaatgctattttcaaGGAGAGGTGGCCAGACTCCAGAGCCTGCTGCTCTCACTTCTGCTCCTTACAGCCTGAGGGATTGGCAGTGGCCAGATAC TCTTGGTCCCTGAGGAAGCCAAACACAGCACCTTCGTGGGTCGCATCACCCAGGACCTGGAGCTGGAGCTGGTGGAGCTGGTGCCATGCCTGTTCTGG TGCATGGGGAACTGGTTCCACAGGGAACTTCTGAAGATGAATCTGAAGAATGGCATTTTGTTTGTGAATTCTCAGATCCATTGGGAGAAGCTGTGTGGACAGAGGGCCAAATGTAGTATCCACCTAGAGGTAATCGTGGACAGGCCGCCTCAGGTTTTCCCTGTGGATGTGGAGGTGC GCTTTAATAAAAATCCTCTGGTCTTTGGAGCAAGAGAAACAGGTTAATTTATTTCTGAATCTAGATTGCTAGATTCGTATTTCCCGATAGAGGGCGCTGCTATCACAGACATTGGTACCAATGCTAGTCTAACCCTCAGCTCCAGGGTTTATTTCTCTTTGGGTGTACAG GCCGTGTACACAGTGTACTTATTAGAGACTATAGCAAATGGAACATTAGTGATCACATTAAACACCTGTGACGCTGATGAAGGT TTAGAGGACCCTTCACTCTGCACTGTCATTGCCTTCATCTATTTGTCCAACTGTGACTGTGGTGTCAGTGG AGCCCTGGACTGTGAAAGCATGTTGAAATATGTGGTGATGGTGACTGTAAGGTGCTCACTTTCCCTGTCGACCACGACCAACATGTTCGTGGAGGTGGCCAATGTGAACTGCAACATGCCTGGCTGCTGCCTCCTGAGCTGGGTGACTGGGCCGTGCGGTGAGCCAGCTGGTGGCAGG CCGGTGGTAGGTGGCGAGCACAGCGCGTTCCTCGTGGGGCTGTACACTGGCGAAATTCACACGACGCACGCCCTGGACAAGGTGGACGCACTGCACCTGTTGGTGCTGGTGAAGGACGAGGGTGAGCCCGCGCTGCCGGCCATGGCTACTGTGCCAGAGGACAGCAGCCGGGTGCTCAAGGCCTCTTTGTGGGCTTCGATGGGCATCGCCGGAGCAGAAATGGTGTTAGTG GATGTCAACGTGTACCTGACCATCACCATCTGTGCGGTGTCCAGCCTGT ATGTCATGCTGCCGCTGTACACGTCGCTGTGGTGCTCCGTGCTGCCCAGCGAGGGTGCAT GGTCCACGAAGCCTAAGCTGGTGTGCTCCATCATGGTGGGGAGCTGGTCTTACTCTCAGCAGACTCAGCAGAGGGCG TGCTCTGGGGAGGGACCACCCAACACCGACCTCATGGCTTCCAGCTCCGTTTTTGTTCAGGTCTGA